TTCTCGAGATTGTAGAACGGGTTGGTATCTTTTGTCTTCCAACCGCAAGCATCGCCGTCGGTCACAGTGCTGATGACCGTGCCGGTCCCGCAATTGAATACCGCGTTAGCCCCGTTAGAAGTCCAGTTCCGCTTGACTCTGATGGTAGAACCGTTCGCATTGAGGGTGCCGTTGGTAATATTCATGTCGTTAGAAACAGTTACGGTTTGGCCGTTATCCAGGTTGATAACGGCCCCATTCTCAATATTGATGTCGCGTCCGATACTGAGGGCGCGGCCGTTTGTTGTAGTCCATGTTCCGCCTTTAATGCTTAAATCATTGGTTGTCGTTACAGTGCCGCCTGATTGTTTTATTATGCCCACATAATCGGTCGTGTCAAGCCACTCGAGCGAAGCCGTATCGACATCTATGACACAATTACCGGCGCCATTTACGTCAAATCTCACATCATCATTGGCGCTGGGAATTCCGCCGCCCGCTGACCACCAATTAGCGGCGTCACTCCAATTGCTATCCCCGGCATCAGGCTGCCAGTAATGTGTATCGGCATAAACATCTGAGGGAGAAGCCAGCAAAAATACCCCTAAAAAACACAAAAGGACGGGAAAGATTCCCATCCTTTTTCTATCACAATATTTTTTATAGGTATAATTCATCTTTATTTGGGAAAACGTTTACTTATTTTTAACTTTCTCCCAACCAAAAACAGCAGCCTCCCTTTAAAATCGACTAAATTATACTATTTTTCGCCTTAAAATGTCAACCTTTTCCTTTTGTAATCAAAAAATTACCTCCCCTCCTGAAAACTCCGGGTGGCTTACTCCGTTGACCGTTACTCCCGTTATTCCTTCCTTGCGGGGCAGCTTGAAAACAAAACCCTTGGGGGGAGCAGCGCTGCCCGAGACTTTGATCTGCAGGACGCCGTTCTCTTCCTTTACGGAATAACTCAGGTTCCCGTAATATGTCGGGAAATTCCCTATCGAGACGCCTTCTTTGTCCGACAGCCATTTCTCCGGTATGCCGTGCCCGAGGATGAGCCGGCCGTCCTCCTCATATACAAATAAGCTCCTGAACGCGTTTATGAATATGGAGGCGACCCAGGTGTGGGGCAGGTCTCCGACGAACCAGGGCCTGCGGTCATCTGCTAATATCCCCTCCGCCCACTGGTTCCAGGCAAGCGGCCTGCGCATACTCATAAATTCCTCAAGCATCTTTACGGCCTTATCCCTCTGGTCTGACAGGACGAATACCTGGGCTATCCTGAAGGCATACGGCGAATACGACCACTTTGGCCAGCTCGCCAGCCTCGGCAGGTATTGCTTCGTCCAGAATATCCCGAAGGTATTGTCCAGGGAAGGCTGGGGCAGGTATTTCGATTCCTCGGTCGGCCAGACCGCGATAGCCGTTGACGGCGCGTCAAGGTCGGCCCTTTCGAGCGATCCCGGTATGAAATCTATCTTCTTTGATGCCTGGACAGCTTTAATGGAATCGTTGACACACCTCCTGAAATCTTCCGCTTCTTTTTCAGCGCGGTCCGCCAGTTCTTTATCCCCTAAAATATCCGCGATGGACGCGGCGTCTTTCCATCCCTTGATGCCCCAGAAATCATCCCAATAACTGTGCACGCCCGGCGCCGGGAAATAACCCTCGTGGCTGACCGAGCGGGGGAATATACCGGATGTCTCTTTCTTCCTCAGGGCCTCAGTAAAATCTAGGACGCGTTTTACCGCGGGCAACTTGCCCTTGAGCCATTCCTTATCTCCCGTGAAGCGGTAATAATCAAGCACCGAATAGACGTATTGGCCCTGGCTGTCGTACTCCTCGAATTCCCTCTCCCAGGCGGGTTCGGCGGCAGTCTCCGAGATCATGATGGGCGGGACCTTGCCGTCCGCCTTTATGCATCCGGTGAACCAATCGATATATTCCTTCACCTCTTCGGTATGGCCCATCCTCATCATGGCGGCCGAGGCCGAACACGCGTCGCGTATCCACGACTTCTTGTAGGCGCCTGAGCCGGCTTGAAGCATCGGCCCGTTCTTATTGATGAACATATATGCCAAGCTGGTCTTAACGGCATCCGACATCTCTTTGTCCGGGATGTTCACCTGTACCCGGTTTAATTTCTCTTCCCAGAACTCTCTCGTCTTTACCTGCATCACCTCAAAGTCCTTTTCCGGGCCTTTGCCGTTCAATACTTTTAATGCCGCTTCAGCGCCATGCAGGGGTATGATGAAAAAATATTCTTTTTCACCCTTCGGCTTGATCCTGAAATCATACTCAAGGACGCCTGATGCGTAGTCGAAAGGATCTTTAATTGACGGCCTGGCGGCTATCGTCCCGGCCTTCAGCGCGTCGACGAGGCCGTCTTCCATATACGTTGAACCGCCGAATTTATCCGGGGCCCGGAGCGAGATCAAGCGGTCTTTCCCGTCGATCCTTACCGTATGCCTGCCTTTCGTATCGTATTCCAGGCTCCTTATCATCGCCATCCCGCCGCTCCATTGCCAGGATGGATAGACCTGGAAAGGCCTTATCGTAAGGAACAGTTTGCCCGCCAATACCCTCTTGCTATTATTCTTCAGCGTATAACGAACGCAAGTGAAGGATTCTTCCGGCTTGCCGTAACCGAACGATCTCTGGGAAAAAACCAGGTCGTCGTTTTCCCAGGTCACCGTAGGCATTGGAAGATAATTTTTTTCGAGGGATTGCGATATCCGGAAGTCATCACGGGTGAGAAGTTTTTTGTCCAGGTAAATGAACGGCATCAGGGATGGGCCCCAATTATACAACTGAAGCTGCCCGTCTTCGCAAAAACAGCTTTCCGCCTTATCCCCTTCTACGCCGATCGCGGTCCAGTAGGCCTGGCGGCCTCCTATCCATACGGGATAATACTTCCTTTCCGAGGGTCTCGCTTTCATCTGGTAATAACTTTGCGCGTCCAGCCGTTTCTTTATCTGCGGGACGACGTCCTCGTCCTGCACGAGTACTATAGGGGGTTTGGATATGCCGCCGCCGCCCCAATCATCGAAGACGCGGAAAGTAAAATTATTCGGTTTGCCCGGCGCCAGGTATTTCCCGACGGTCGAGACGGTCAGGGTCTGGTTTACGCTTCCCGGGATCCTCGAGTTCGTGACCCGGGGGCCGTATCCGGCGGCGAATTGGCCGTTAACGTACAACTCGTAAGCGTCATCTACTCCGCCGGCCATCAGGACGGCCTTGCCGTCATTCCAGTTTGCGGGAATTAAAATATCTTTCTTATACCAGGCGTAACCGTCGTAGCCCGGAAAACCCTGGTCTTCCCAAAACCGCCCTGTCTCGATCTGCGCCCAGTCCCCCGGAGCGCCGGCGGATGTAAACCATTTAT
The Candidatus Omnitrophota bacterium genome window above contains:
- a CDS encoding discoidin domain-containing protein encodes the protein MKFILLLAALLCFFPSIGFSSEIKITASSSEAALSPENLLDGNMATRWSSKFSDNEWLEIDLGEAKEISGLTLFWETAYASSYEILLSSDGKEWRRAYKQDKAAGGNEEVSFEKTAARYIKLVFKKRTTKWGYSLFEISIFGPGIDNSGKINEGEIIPLEGKWDFKTDPRNIGIKDKWFTSAGAPGDWAQIETGRFWEDQGFPGYDGYAWYKKDILIPANWNDGKAVLMAGGVDDAYELYVNGQFAAGYGPRVTNSRIPGSVNQTLTVSTVGKYLAPGKPNNFTFRVFDDWGGGGISKPPIVLVQDEDVVPQIKKRLDAQSYYQMKARPSERKYYPVWIGGRQAYWTAIGVEGDKAESCFCEDGQLQLYNWGPSLMPFIYLDKKLLTRDDFRISQSLEKNYLPMPTVTWENDDLVFSQRSFGYGKPEESFTCVRYTLKNNSKRVLAGKLFLTIRPFQVYPSWQWSGGMAMIRSLEYDTKGRHTVRIDGKDRLISLRAPDKFGGSTYMEDGLVDALKAGTIAARPSIKDPFDYASGVLEYDFRIKPKGEKEYFFIIPLHGAEAALKVLNGKGPEKDFEVMQVKTREFWEEKLNRVQVNIPDKEMSDAVKTSLAYMFINKNGPMLQAGSGAYKKSWIRDACSASAAMMRMGHTEEVKEYIDWFTGCIKADGKVPPIMISETAAEPAWEREFEEYDSQGQYVYSVLDYYRFTGDKEWLKGKLPAVKRVLDFTEALRKKETSGIFPRSVSHEGYFPAPGVHSYWDDFWGIKGWKDAASIADILGDKELADRAEKEAEDFRRCVNDSIKAVQASKKIDFIPGSLERADLDAPSTAIAVWPTEESKYLPQPSLDNTFGIFWTKQYLPRLASWPKWSYSPYAFRIAQVFVLSDQRDKAVKMLEEFMSMRRPLAWNQWAEGILADDRRPWFVGDLPHTWVASIFINAFRSLFVYEEDGRLILGHGIPEKWLSDKEGVSIGNFPTYYGNLSYSVKEENGVLQIKVSGSAAPPKGFVFKLPRKEGITGVTVNGVSHPEFSGGEVIF